TACATGACGCAACATATCTACACAAAAATGAATATAGCCACCGAAAATTTCGTCTGCACCTTCTCCAGTCAGTACAACTTTATATCCGGCATTTCTGGCGGCACGACTCAAAATATACTTGGCGGTTGTGTGCGCGTTATAACAAAGCATTTCACCCTGACAAACGGCATCAGCAAAATTCTCGGCTAAGTCAGATTGAGTAATAGGAACAACTTGGAGATTCGCTCCTGCGTATTGAGCAGTTTCAGCAGCAATGGCTTGTTCATTATATTCAGTGCGCTCAAAACTAAGGGTAAATGCCTGAATCGATTGAGTAGTATAACGAGATGCCATGCCTAATATAGCTGATGAATCTAAACCACCACTGAGATAACAGCCAACCGGAACATCTGCTCTTAAACGAAGTCGAATTGCTTCATCAAGAATTTCTCGCAGTTCTTCCACATATTCTTGTGCTGAAATTTGCGGTTTTTTGGTCTCAATTTGGGGATAATCAAAATCCCAGTAACGATGTAGTTGGATGCCTGCGTCTGAAGCAAGCATAAAATAGCCTGGTGGCACTTGATAAATATTAGAAAATAGGGTATTGTGCGGTGGTAAAACACCACTGTCAAGCAAATGAAATGATTCCCAATCCCAAGCAGCAGGGACTCCGGCTGCTAGGATTGCTTTGATTTCAGAGGCGAGGTAAAGAGTGTCTTGATATATGGTATAATATAGGGGTTTGATGCCAAATCGATCGCGGGCAGCAAATACAAGTTGGTTGCGTTCGTCCCACAAAACAAAGGCAAATTCACCCCGCAAATAAGATAAACACTGGGTGCCAAAACGATCATAAAGATGCAAAGCAATTTCACTATCAGACTTGGTTTGTAGCGAATATCCCCATTGCTTTAATTGTCGCTGAATTCGTTCAAAATCATAAAATTCTCCATTGGCAATAATTCGTAAACTACCATCGCGATTAGCAATCGGTTGATTGCCAGAATTAAGATCAATAATGCTGAGCCGAGTATGTCCCAAGCCAATCCGAAAATTGTCAGCAATCCAGATACTTTGTTGATCGGGTCCGCGATGTTTTAGTGACAATACTGATCGCCTAAGCTGAGATTCTGCAATTATCCCTTTGAAACCAAATAAGGCAACAATACCACACATAAATTTTAATCTTTTTTGGTAGGAACTGAAGTACAGCAATCACCTTTGATGACAGTATGAACTTGCCACTCAGAGTTATTTTCTGGATAGTCTAAGCGGTAATGTCCACCCCGGCTTTCGGTGCGAAATGTAGCACTTTGGAGAAGCAAATAGGCGACATCTAATAAGTTCAAGATTGCCGCTAAAGACTTTAAGTATTCGGCAACTTCTCGGGAGGTAAATTGAACACATTGTTGAGGCTTTAGGTTTAGCAAATATTGACTAATTTTCCAGTTTTTTAACTCATATTGCCAAGTTTTGACAGTTGCCATCGCAGATTCCATAACGGTTTGGGTACGACAAATCCCAGCACTATTCCACATTAAAGCCGCTAAATCCTGTCGGTAGGTAGCAAGGCGATCAGCAGATGGAGCAACCCGATCGTTAATTTCAATTTGCTCTAGGAATACTGGTTCTGGGGATGAGGGGAAATTTTGATTTATTTCCTCAGACAAATCGTCTTCAATTTTAGCTAATTGGGAAGCAAAAACCAAGCATTCTAACAAGGAATTACTCGCCAACCGATTAGCGCCGTGAACGCCCGTACTTGCCGTTTCCCCAATGGCATATAACCCAGAAATTGAGGTACGATTCATCACATCACAGGCAATGCCTCCCATCCAATAATGGGCAGCGGGGGCAATCGGTATCAACTCGTTAAAAACATCAATTCCCCATTGCTGACACACTTGAATAATATTGGGAAACCGATGGCGAATTTTGTTAGGTTCTATCGGTCGCATATCTAAATAAACATGGGCATTGGCAGGATTTTCGGCAGTTTTTTGCAAGTGAAAATATATCGCCCGACTAACCACATCTCGATGCGCTAATTCTCCAGAAGGGTGATAATCAAAGGCAAAGCGTCGCCCCTCCTGATCGACTAAATGAGCCCCCTCTCCCCGTACTGCTTCACTAATTAAGAAGTGAGGTGCCCCCGGTTTCATTAATGCAGTGGGATGGAATTGGAAAAACTCCAGATCTCGAACTATTGCCCCGGCCCGCCAAGCGATCGCTATTCCATCTCCGGTACTCCCGACTGGGTTGGTGGTTTTGGCAAAAATCTGACCACCGCCACCCGTCGCCAACACCACCGCTTTTGCTTGAATCCAAGAAATTTGGTTTTGGGAGAGAATACTTATTCCCTGACAGTGGCGGGTTTGGGCGTTCAACCACAAACTCAGGGTAACGGCTTGGGAGAGAACTTGAATGTTGGGGCGTTCCAACACCGCCGCAACCAATACGTCCACAATTGCCCGCCCAGTAGTATCACGAGAGTGCAAAACTCGAGGATGAGAATGGGCCGCTTCCAAGGTGGTGGCTAAATTTTCCCCCTGGCGGTCAAAATTAACCCCCAGGTTCAGCAAAAAGGCGATCGCTTCAGTAGCATGATTCACCAAAAACTCTACCGCTTCGGGATCGCATAATCCCACTCCCGCTTTTAATGTATCTTCCAAATGTTGGTTGGGCGTATCTGGAGGATAGATAGCGGCAGCAATTCCCCCCTGCGCCCACGGACTAGAACCACTTTTAAGGTCATCTTTTGTTACCAATCCCACCCGTAAATGAGAGGGAATGCAAAGGCTAGCATAAAGTCCGGCAGCGCCACTACCGACCACCAAAACATCAAATTGATTCGGTACTTCTTTGATGGAGCTTGGGGAGTTGGGGGTTTGTTTCATGTTGTATTTAGCTTCAGATTTATATATATAGCGGTTTTCACAGAAGTGAGTCCCGATTGAAACTCTGAAACGCCTATCTATCAAGGGATTTACTATACCTTATTAGACTGAAACCCGCTATAGTATAATTTACAGTATATCACCAAATAAACTCTTAAGCAATAGCAATGGGGCTCTTCTCGTTTCTGTGTGGAAGGAAGAAGAATAGGGATAATTTTCCAGAAGTATAATCTTCAAAGCCTTGCCTAGCAAGACCCCTACGAATTGTGCGCACTGATTATAATAGAAAGTCGAGAAGACCGGCAATGTTTGTGAGTCGGGTGTTACTGAATTAACTCAACGATTTAAGTTTATGCGCGAAAGTGTAACATCCTATCGACAGCAATTTCTCGGTTTGGAGAAAAAAGCTTACTTTAATTATGGGGGACAAGGACTGCTTCCCCGAACTGCTCTAGATGCTATCTATTGCTGCTATCAAAAGTTACAGGAAGATGATCCTTTTTCTCGTCGAATCAATAATGATAAAACAGGTTTTTTGACGGAATTATCTCAGGCAACCCGTACTATTATTGCTTCCGAATTAGGGGTGACACCGGAGACGATTACTTTAACGGAAAATGTAACCGTTGGTTGTAATATTAGACTTGTTGTGTAATAGTGGCATAATGGGGAAGAAACAATGATTGGATATCCCCTTGAATGCTGAACATTGGCCGAATATTGCATCAAGATAGACTCTTGAGAGCGACCACAGGACTCAATAGAAGAGCGTTTGAGACCTTGTTAGAGAAATTTGAACAGGTGTATTTGGCGGAAGCAGACAACAGGGAAAAGCCAAGAAAAAGAAAAATCGGAGCTGGCAGGAAAGCTAGATTGCAAAGCATCAAAGAGAAATTATTAGACATCTCCAAAAATTTATAAGTCAGTCACAGCAAGGAAGACAGGCAGATTAGACCAAGAGTCAAAATTAGCTCTAAAAACCGATTAATCAGGGTTTAAAGAGACAAAATCGAATTTTGACGGAAAACTATGGCTAATTATAACGTCAATTACTTCCCCTGATTGCTCCCATTCTATTACTTCTAAAATTAGCGCACTAATTCTCAATCTTACTAAGCCACAAACGGTCAGTAAAACCGATTTATATCGACTTTTATTTAATCTAAATCTTTCTTGAACCACTTTAAATACTTTGATAACTCGAATTAAATGCTCAACAAAAATTCGCCGAGATGATAAAACTTTATTTTCTTTAATTTGATTCTCGGTTAATTCTACGTTCTTAGGTTTTTTATCAGAAGTTCTGATTTGATTTTCTTCCAGGTAAGCTTTATCTCCAATAAAAGTTTGTTGAGAATCGAATTTGCTTAAAGTTTGCCCACAGATTTTTATATCGCTCGTCGGACCAGGTTGACCAATAACTACATCAACAATATCTTCAGCTTTTGGCAAGACAATAAATTGACTTTTTCAAGTATGTCTTCTTTGCTTTCCCGAATAATATATTTTTTGTTCTTGATAATCGGTCGGCCTCTCCAGGAACTGTTCTGCGCTATCGACAATCAACTCATAATTCCTTAATTGTTCAATTATTATTTCCTCTTCTTGGCACTTCTTTATTTGTTCTAACAAACTTGGCGGTAACTCTCCTTCAAAAAGTTTTTGCCAATAGGTAAAGATATTATGAGCCGTTGATTCACTCACTTGAAACATTAGTCCTAAGATTTGAAAGCTTAGATGATGTCTTAAATAAACCAACATTAGAACAATTTGTTCCTCTTCTGACAATTTAGGAGGTGTTCCGCTTCCTGGTTGATTAATCCTAATTTTGGTTTTTTCGATTTCTGATTGGTTTTTCCGATGTATAAGTTTTCCAAGGGCCATCAGTTGTTCTAGTTGTTGGTAGTCAATCCCTAATAGTCTTTTAGTTTGTTTCGGATATTTTTTAATGTATTGCCAAGGGTAGTTTTTCAAGGCTTTTTTTGAGTTAATATTTGTTTTATTATATCCTATTATTGTGATTTAATTAAATTAGGTCGAGGTCTATTCTATATCCTGTTTTACTTCAAGTGCTATCCAACCTTTGACTTGGCGGCAGTATGGTTCGATTTTGACCGCTCACAAGCGAATAGATGGGTACATCGCCTACAACCAATTTTAGAAAAGGTTTTAGGAGAAAAAAAGGTACTGCCCCTTAGAAAAATCGAGAGGCTCGAGGAATTTATCCAACATTTTCCAGAGGTGAAAGAAGTGATAGTCCCTCGGACCTTCATACCGATAGCTCGTCCCAAAGACGCGGAAAAACAGAAAGAGAACTACTCAGGAAAGAAAAAGCGATGCACCCGAAAAAACCTAGCAGCTAGTGCAGAAGACAAGAGGATTTTGCTGTTAACCCCTAGGAAAGCGCGGAAAAACCCATGATAAAAAGATACAAGAACAAGAAGACTTAATTGGCGGCATCCCTGCTCAAATCCCAGTCTTGGTTGATTCAGGATTTCAGGGAGTGCAAAAACAGTATGTAAATATCCGTTTGCCCCACAAAAAACCGAAGGGAGGAGAGTTAACAGCAGAACAAAAACAAGAAAATCGAGAACTAGCCAAAGAAAGAGTTGTGGGTGAAAATGCTTTTTCTGGGGTGAAAAGATACCGTGCAGTTTCCGATATTTATAGGAATCGTGTAGCTAATTTTGATGCTCAATTAATCTTAACGGCTTATGGAATTTTTATGGGTGCGGCAGCATAAGCATTAATTAAAAGGAGAAGCCAGCTGAACTTCTCACAAAACAATTCATTCGGCTTTTTCTTATGGGAGCAACAAGTCTATTATTTACCCCTACCCCCCGCCTCTATCGCTGCCATTCTCCGCTATTCTCTGACTCAAAGACACGGTCTCCACGGTCTGGGCTGATTATCGACGTACCGATTGGTTTCGGAGATCATCAGACCTCTACCTAATATTATCTCAAGACTAAAAGGTTTTCTAGTGGAGAAATCGACCCAATTGACACTCCCATCGCTAAAAGAACGGACTTCTACTGACACTAGGACAAAAAAGTGTCTTAATATCAAGACATTAAAACACCTTGACGCTAAAGTATCTTGACATCAAGACTTTAAGAATCTCTCCTGCATCGTTTTGGCTCGTTTATAGTCGGCGATCTCCTTGCGTCGTTGTAGCCGTTGCCGTGCCGTCCTTACCACCTCCTCTAACTCGGTGGGATGAGCATCTAGGTAAAGATAAGCTGCCTCCAGCAGTGTTTCTTTGGTAATTCTCTCGTCCTGACACAACTGACGCAAGGAATCATCGATCGCCCGATCGAGACGGATAGTATTGCGAACTGTCTCGAAATCATCCAGATCTGTTTCGGTATTAGTATCTTGACTCAAAGATGTCTTGCTGTCTTGACTTAAATTTTTTATAGCATCTTGAGTTAATTCAGCAATTTCTTCTTTTGGTTGTGAAGGAATTGGCAGGATTTCTTCGACCACATCGATGCGGGGGGGAACCGAAGGTTTTTTCTTGTTGACCAATCGATCGAGGGCGTTGCTCATCTTTTCTCCTTGGTTTGAGTACCCAGTAATTCGATCACGGCTCGAAAAGAAGTTTCCATGTCTTCGTGGCCGATCTCGCTCAATAGTTTGCCTTGGTTGAGTGCCTGTTTATAGCGTTCGCTCTCCAAGATTGATGGGAAAATTTTCACCCCGGGGGCAACCTCGGCCATGGCGGCAATCGCCGCCGTGCTATCCTTTGAGTGAGAACGACCGAACCAGCGATCTCGAAAAGGAATGACACCGAGTAGCGTTCCGGTGAAAGCCCCTAATTTTGAGAGACTGTCCGCTAGTTCCAGGGTGCGAACCAGAGAATTGACTCCTTTAGTAGAAGCTTCGGCGGGGATCAGCAAATAGTCGGCCGCACCGATGGTGGCAATAGATATCTGTGTCCTGGCCGGGGGGGAGTCGATGATGCAGTAATCAAAATAGTCCGCCGGGAGTTTGAGCCGCGTCCGGAGAATTAGCGCGCCCATCCCACTAGAAGCCAAATACTCTTGGGCATTGCTCAAACCGTCATCTGCGGGGATAAGAAACCTAGAATCGTTGAGGGCATAAACTGCATCCGTCGCCGCTACCGTCCCCTTGATTACCTCCAAAAGCGTCGGCGCATTCGGTTCCACCTCATGACCCGAAAAAAAAGTCAGGTTCGCCTGCGGGTCGGCATCGACCGATAAAACCCTCGCCGTTCGGCCCAGCATTTTACCCAAAAAGAAAGCCGTGGTGGTTTTGCCCTGCCCTCCCGATAAGGATGAGATTACGATGGTTTTCATATTAAGTTCTGACACTATTAAGTCTTGACATCAAGACATATAGGTGAAATAGCATAAGTTAGTCATTTAATCTATACCAACAATAAAAATCTTGAAAAAAGCCGTCAGTCCATCAAAATAGTACACGCTTATTATCTAGCGATTTAGCCATTAACCAGAACCGGCTCGATCCAGATCAGCTTGCGATCGGGTCGTTCTCTGGGGCCGTAGGGTTGCCAACGATAGAAACCCCTACGCCAATGGGTGCGGTACTGACGGTCGGTGCGGACATCGGGATCGGACTCGCTTCTGATGCGATAATCTCGACCGATGATATGGGGGGTCAGCTTGCGGTTGTTGCCGGAGTTTTTGACTAGGGATCGGCTCGACGAGACCGAGAAATCGGACTTTTGCTGTAGGTAAAGAAGAGTTTGAACCAATAAATCCGTGACCTTAGGTGATTTCTGACAAAGAGTTTACCTAATCTAATCAACTTAAAAAATAAGGGGAAAATAGTTAGCGAACACCTTCCGCTAACCTAACTTGATTTTCAAGTTCTAATGACGGTTTTTTGACAAGTAAATAAAAGACAAATATTAGCAGATTAATTCCGCTAATTAAACTTGACTAACTTCAACTTTATTGACCTGTTCCACTCATGAGGACAAAACTATTAATTAGGCCATATTGGGTCGAATAAAAATATCCCACTTCGGCAACTTAGAATCACGTTCTAAATGTCTTTCAACCTCTTTCATCTCTTTTTTCGTTAAGGTAATTCCTTTTTGAGCAACTTTTTGACTCAGGCTAATAATCGGATGTAATCCTTTCCCTGTCATGCTTTTTGCCCAACCTAACAGAGTGTCAACATCCTTTAATAGAGTTCCATTCCAAGGTTGTTCTAAAATTCCCCAACAACGTTCTCTCGGATTATACTTGCTGTGATAAGGCGGAAAATAAAGAAGATGAAATGATTTTTTAATCTGAGCGGCTAACTCTACCATCCTCTTCAAAAATTGAGTTCTCACACCACTATTCTCTAGGCCATTATCCATTTTTATTTGAATAATTTCTGTTGCTTGTTTTTCGGTTTCCCTCAGGGTTTCCCACCATTGATATAGACTATCTACCATAAAGTCACTCGTTTTTTAAGAACCTCCAAAGTTAAGATAAAGTTGTCCCTTATCCTCATCAACAATGCCACAGGGAATAAATTTTTCTTTTTCTCCTAAATCATAACCAAGGACCTGATTATTTCCTCTGGTTTTGCCGCCACGGGAATATTCTCCCAGTTCTACTGTCGCTTTACAGTTCATGCTAATCCGCTTCACTTTTTCCGAATTTTCTTCATCTCTTTTCTTTAAGTTTAAGAAGATAGCATCGGTTTCTGGCATTTTTTTTAGGTTGAGCTTTTACTACTTTTCTTAACCGATAGCCCATTCTATTTAACACCACTGCCCTTGTGCTTAGACAAGGAATTTGACTCTCTTTATATCCCAATAATTTTAATTGTTTTCTCGCCTCAGAAGCCGTCATTCGAGTATCAGCAATGGGGTTATTAAATGTTGGATTTTGTTGTGCGTATGACTCGGCTATTTTTCTTAAAGACTCGGCAGCTTCGGGTTGTTTCTCTTCCCATTTTTTCGCTCCACTATGAGTTGACTGTCGCCCAACACATATTATTCCGCTTCTTTGTTCTTCTAATCCCCATTGGACTGATCGGGAGCCCCCAACCCAAGATTTTTTCCGTTTTTCTGGCATTCCCTTCAAAATACTTTTGACAAATCCTCCCTTGAAAGGCTCGCCGAGAAGCTCCCGTCATCTTTTTAGCTGCAAAACGTAAGTCTTCGATTTGAGAGGGGGTTAAGGCTGTATCTTCTGGCATAGACACCATTTTTTTCTTTCCTACTCGCCATTTCCCCTATTTTAATCTATCAGGTAAGCTAAGACGCATTTAAAGCGCTTATTCTTAAGATTAGCCGAATCTCCCCCAATCCCTTTACTGTTGCCTCTTGCAAGAGTGCCTCTTGCCTCGTCTCAACAAGCAATTTAAATGCGCGGGCAGCTTATCTTCTTGAGCAGAAATCACCCAATAACATTTCTTTTAACGATAGCGGTTTTGAAGGTTTAACTATCTCCTGATCCTGTTCCTTAACTGCCTCAAAACTGTCGGTATTATGCAACCATAACTCTCCCTGGGGAAAAGGAATCGTTATGGCCCGATGACGCAGATTATGCTCGATAATGAAGTGTAGGGAACTTCTCAGAAAAACGGCCTGTTCGACTTTTTCCACCCATACCCACAACTCAAAATTTAAAGCACTATCACCAAAACCGTTAAAAATCACCTTGGGAAGCGGATTAAAGGCAATTTCTCCCGACATATAGGCTGATTGCATCAGAATTTCCGTTACTATCAAAGCATCTGTACCGTAGGCAACTCCCACCGGCACAATGACTCGAATGCGCGAGTCGGTATAATGCCAATTCTGGACGCGATTGCTAGTTAAGATTGTGTTAGGAACGATTAACTCTGCACCATCAACAGTGCGAATGGTGGTAGAACGAATCGATATTTCCCAGATATAACCCTTTGTTTGCTCAAATTCGATAAAATCGCCCACTTTTAACTTGCGTTCCACCAACAAAGTTAAACCACTGGTGAGATTTTTGGTTAACTCCTGCAAACCGAAACCGATACCCACCCCCAAACCACCGGCTAAAACAGTGATCGAAGCGAGATTGAATCCAGTCAATTGTAGGGGGATAATATAACCAAAAGCCCCAAAAGCGAAACTAGCCAGAGTCGCGATCGCTTCTCGATTACCCTCATCAAAACCGATACTTTTCAGCAGACGATTTTTTAGTCAACTTTTAAAAGCGATCGTCAGACAGGTGACAAGAACAAACAGCACAAAAATACTAACAATCCAACCAAGAGTGATGGACACACCCCCAGCGCGCCAAAGGGGAGTGTTAAAAAAGGGCGTTAACCAAGCTGAGGGAGAGAAAATCATCGCTAGAGTTTAGATTTGATAGGGATTACCCAAGCGATCCACAAAAACATTGTAATCTAAGGGTAAACGACCCGGATTAAGCCGCGGTTCCGCCGCGTAACCGATGGGAACGACAACAGCGATCGCCAGATGGGGATGATCGGCAGCACCAATCACAGCTTTTACCTTGTCCTCGATCCAACCGTTGAGAAAACAACTAGATAAACCGAGACTTTCGGCAGCTAAAACCAGATGAGTAGCGGCGATCATGGCATCTTTAATCGCGTATTCCCGGGTTTTTTCGCCTAAATTCTTTTGAAATACCGGGATTGCCTGTTGAAAATATTTTACCGTGCCTTCGTTCCAGGCACCTGTACTGAGAGCCTGTTCATAGATAGGAGTTAGCTCTCCTCCTCCTGCGGCAGCATCGGCAGCGAAAACAAAAGTAACCGGCGCTTGGATAATTTGCTTTTGTCCCCAAGCGGCCTCGGCTAAAGCGGCCTTTTGTGCCTCATCTTGTACTAAAATAATTCGCCAATCTTGGATGTTGAAACTACTAGGTGCGGCAACGGTTAATTCTACTAGGGTTTTCAGCAGTTCTGGGGCGATCGGATCGGTGGTAAAAGTTTTAATGGAACGACGTTGATTAATCGCCGTGGGAACATCGAGAGGCAAGGTCATAAAGTCAGTTGATTGAGTTACATATTCCTAATTATTATAGGGTCAAGCTATCAGCCTCAGTCTTAGGTGTGAAAAAACAGAAATAGTAAAACATCAGGGTTAAATTGTGGCGGTCAGGAAAAGATCGACTATACTGTTAAACTTAAACAGGTCATAACCCAATGACCATCTAGCTATAATCATGTCACCGCCACAAAAATCATTTTATGCTTTCTGAGCCGGAACCGAGGGACACCCTCACCACTGCCACCGTCAATATGGGCGATCACAGTACCGATATCAAGCCAATTTTAGCCTTAAAAGAGTTGGTCGCCAGTTTATATCGCGAACAAAACAAAGTTCAAAATCTCTTAAGTTCCCTCGGGTTTGCCCTGCGGAGTTTCAATAATTTAAACCAATTCCTCGATCTTACCCCCTTGATGGCCGCACGAGTGGCAGACGCGGAGGGAGGGGCGTTGATTTTGAGCAAAAATAACGGTCAAGTGGCGCTTGATCAGCTGCATTGCCAAGATAATCAAATTAATGGGGAACTACGCCGACAATTAGAGGCAATTATCCGACAATTAAACCAAGAAGCGGCACTTGAGAATAAAAATAATCGATCGCTTCTCGATAGTCTCGACCATAAAATCCGGCAAACTCTCGGACAGGGTACGCAGGTTTATAGTACACCTGTTTTGATAAAAAACAGTGAGCGGGGGCGTTTATACGTTTTCAGTCGCGATCCCGATTATGGTTGGACACCCACCCGTCGTAAACTGTTGCAGCTAGTGGCCGATCAAACGGCGGTGGCTATAGCTAATAATGAATTAACGGTCGAATTACGGGCCAAGGAACGTCAGGATCGAGAGTTAGAAATCGCTTCCGAAATCCAAAATCGTCTTTTACCCCGGCAATGTCCGAAAATTCAGGGGGTAGAATTGGCAGCCCACTGCAAAACGGCTAATCGCGTTGGTGGCGATTATTATGATTTTATCCCCTGCAACTACGATCAATTTAAACCGGCAAGGGAGGCGGAAATGGAAGCTAGTACCGCTCCTTGGAGTATAGTGATCGGTGATGTCATGGGTAAAGGTGTCCCAGCAGGATTATTGATGACCATGACCCGGGGAATGTTGCGAGCGGAAGTGTTAAATCGTCACTCCCCGGCCCAGATTTTGCGTCATCTCAATCGGGTTATGTATGCCGATCTCGATAATTCTCATCGTTTCGTGACATTATTTTATTCCGAGTATGATCCCCTGACGCGTCGTCTTGGCTACAGTAATGCTGCCCATTATCCCACCCTCCGGTGGCGGGCCAAAACGGGAGAGTTAGAGTCTCTCGACACGGAAGGGACATTAGTTGGTTTAGAGGCCGATTCTATCTATGATGATGCCCAAGTGCAATTAGAAGCGGGAGATACACTGATTTATTATACCGATGGCTTTACCGATGCAGTTAACTCGAAAGGGGAAAGATTTGATCAGAAAAATTGGCTATCGGCAGTTAAGGAAGCCTGTCAACAGTACACCGATCCCGAACAGATTCTCGAATATTTATTTGGGAAAGTTGCCGCTTTTACCGGGTTGGAAAATGACGGTAGCGACGATATGACTTTAGTAGTTATGCGAGTGAAATCGGAGGA
This Microcystis wesenbergii NRERC-220 DNA region includes the following protein-coding sequences:
- a CDS encoding mechanosensitive ion channel family protein; this translates as MTGFNLASITVLAGGLGVGIGFGLQELTKNLTSGLTLLVERKLKVGDFIEFEQTKGYIWEISIRSTTIRTVDGAELIVPNTILTSNRVQNWHYTDSRIRVIVPVGVAYGTDALIVTEILMQSAYMSGEIAFNPLPKVIFNGFGDSALNFELWVWVEKVEQAVFLRSSLHFIIEHNLRHRAITIPFPQGELWLHNTDSFEAVKEQDQEIVKPSKPLSLKEMLLGDFCSRR
- a CDS encoding transposase family protein, whose product is MPAQIPVLVDSGFQGVQKQYVNIRLPHKKPKGGELTAEQKQENRELAKERVVGENAFSGVKRYRAVSDIYRNRVANFDAQLILTAYGIFMGAAA
- a CDS encoding ParA family protein, coding for MKTIVISSLSGGQGKTTTAFFLGKMLGRTARVLSVDADPQANLTFFSGHEVEPNAPTLLEVIKGTVAATDAVYALNDSRFLIPADDGLSNAQEYLASSGMGALILRTRLKLPADYFDYCIIDSPPARTQISIATIGAADYLLIPAEASTKGVNSLVRTLELADSLSKLGAFTGTLLGVIPFRDRWFGRSHSKDSTAAIAAMAEVAPGVKIFPSILESERYKQALNQGKLLSEIGHEDMETSFRAVIELLGTQTKEKR
- the asnB gene encoding asparagine synthase (glutamine-hydrolyzing), with the protein product MCGIVALFGFKGIIAESQLRRSVLSLKHRGPDQQSIWIADNFRIGLGHTRLSIIDLNSGNQPIANRDGSLRIIANGEFYDFERIQRQLKQWGYSLQTKSDSEIALHLYDRFGTQCLSYLRGEFAFVLWDERNQLVFAARDRFGIKPLYYTIYQDTLYLASEIKAILAAGVPAAWDWESFHLLDSGVLPPHNTLFSNIYQVPPGYFMLASDAGIQLHRYWDFDYPQIETKKPQISAQEYVEELREILDEAIRLRLRADVPVGCYLSGGLDSSAILGMASRYTTQSIQAFTLSFERTEYNEQAIAAETAQYAGANLQVVPITQSDLAENFADAVCQGEMLCYNAHTTAKYILSRAARNAGYKVVLTGEGADEIFGGYIHFCVDMLRHVTQGLAESRRQNLLEELQQKNKISPGQFGAVETQYLASISNSLGFTPAWMERRVRLKSVPVYSAAFRNRFRQRDAYRLFLNNIDFVGQLQQREPVNQSLYLWSKTHLPNYILRMLGDGVEMAHSLEGRLPFLDHQVVEFIGRLPITLKINGLTEKYILREATRPFITETIYSRQKHPFLVPPSSFQPQQPLHQFMQDTLRSSAMAAVPFYNHKAVIELLDQLPEMSESQQASIDVTLMKMLSACCLQERFGLT
- the nadB gene encoding L-aspartate oxidase, which gives rise to MKQTPNSPSSIKEVPNQFDVLVVGSGAAGLYASLCIPSHLRVGLVTKDDLKSGSSPWAQGGIAAAIYPPDTPNQHLEDTLKAGVGLCDPEAVEFLVNHATEAIAFLLNLGVNFDRQGENLATTLEAAHSHPRVLHSRDTTGRAIVDVLVAAVLERPNIQVLSQAVTLSLWLNAQTRHCQGISILSQNQISWIQAKAVVLATGGGGQIFAKTTNPVGSTGDGIAIAWRAGAIVRDLEFFQFHPTALMKPGAPHFLISEAVRGEGAHLVDQEGRRFAFDYHPSGELAHRDVVSRAIYFHLQKTAENPANAHVYLDMRPIEPNKIRHRFPNIIQVCQQWGIDVFNELIPIAPAAHYWMGGIACDVMNRTSISGLYAIGETASTGVHGANRLASNSLLECLVFASQLAKIEDDLSEEINQNFPSSPEPVFLEQIEINDRVAPSADRLATYRQDLAALMWNSAGICRTQTVMESAMATVKTWQYELKNWKISQYLLNLKPQQCVQFTSREVAEYLKSLAAILNLLDVAYLLLQSATFRTESRGGHYRLDYPENNSEWQVHTVIKGDCCTSVPTKKD
- a CDS encoding PP2C family protein-serine/threonine phosphatase — protein: MLSEPEPRDTLTTATVNMGDHSTDIKPILALKELVASLYREQNKVQNLLSSLGFALRSFNNLNQFLDLTPLMAARVADAEGGALILSKNNGQVALDQLHCQDNQINGELRRQLEAIIRQLNQEAALENKNNRSLLDSLDHKIRQTLGQGTQVYSTPVLIKNSERGRLYVFSRDPDYGWTPTRRKLLQLVADQTAVAIANNELTVELRAKERQDRELEIASEIQNRLLPRQCPKIQGVELAAHCKTANRVGGDYYDFIPCNYDQFKPAREAEMEASTAPWSIVIGDVMGKGVPAGLLMTMTRGMLRAEVLNRHSPAQILRHLNRVMYADLDNSHRFVTLFYSEYDPLTRRLGYSNAAHYPTLRWRAKTGELESLDTEGTLVGLEADSIYDDAQVQLEAGDTLIYYTDGFTDAVNSKGERFDQKNWLSAVKEACQQYTDPEQILEYLFGKVAAFTGLENDGSDDMTLVVMRVKSEE
- a CDS encoding nitroreductase family protein; the encoded protein is MTLPLDVPTAINQRRSIKTFTTDPIAPELLKTLVELTVAAPSSFNIQDWRIILVQDEAQKAALAEAAWGQKQIIQAPVTFVFAADAAAGGGELTPIYEQALSTGAWNEGTVKYFQQAIPVFQKNLGEKTREYAIKDAMIAATHLVLAAESLGLSSCFLNGWIEDKVKAVIGAADHPHLAIAVVVPIGYAAEPRLNPGRLPLDYNVFVDRLGNPYQI
- a CDS encoding transposase family protein, producing MPKAEDIVDVVIGQPGPTSDIKICGQTLSKFDSQQTFIGDKAYLEENQIRTSDKKPKNVELTENQIKENKVLSSRRIFVEHLIRVIKVFKVVQERFRLNKSRYKSVLLTVCGLVRLRISALILEVIEWEQSGEVIDVIISHSFPSKFDFVSLNPD
- a CDS encoding helix-turn-helix domain-containing protein produces the protein MKNYPWQYIKKYPKQTKRLLGIDYQQLEQLMALGKLIHRKNQSEIEKTKIRINQPGSGTPPKLSEEEQIVLMLVYLRHHLSFQILGLMFQVSESTAHNIFTYWQKLFEGELPPSLLEQIKKCQEEEIIIEQLRNYELIVDSAEQFLERPTDYQEQKIYYSGKQRRHT